One Eurosta solidaginis isolate ZX-2024a chromosome 5, ASM4086904v1, whole genome shotgun sequence DNA segment encodes these proteins:
- the LOC137252971 gene encoding uncharacterized protein, with protein sequence MCYMRKIGILQILCLMLLLTDAEPNEEQIITKSVEKRGVVENIGEGLKFAGQMFGINTAADVANLVAMAFSKTKPNFMSMFQTKQKQPSNDDSEAEASQQENSSQEKQASMKNEHRQKQYHQQQSQEQNESDEEPRQPSTKQEFSPTRFVAGVLRMIGFDASKLGALALNAIVMIAEAIGSVFMPPATRASDGYPPSAAYDNDDEGVPEALSRGNRETHQPRKLREGTPIDWYLENPNERMSRLLNDALDSQLTERITEMIERVEEKQGGQAGCIKLLMCKSSPIIWGMQRAVSERVTGRSSNITNENASEEQEKEKKAKSQKKLFSAEGLFAYFPTMDEFRKHGDVCDERFGKQCNVGAGANGAEEKGTNKRTEKENTDDSRNAGKKGE encoded by the exons atgtgttATATGCGAAAAATTGGAATTTTGCAAATCCTTTGCCTTATGTTGCTGCTTACTGATGCGGAGCCCAACGAGGAGCAGATCATTACGAAAAGTGTTGAAAAACGCGGTGTAGTGGAAAATATTGGTGAAGGATTGAAGTTTGCGGGACAAATGTTTG GCATCAACACCGCTGCTGATGTAGCAAATTTAGTAGCAATGGCATTTTCCAAAACCAAACCAAACTTTATGTCAATgtttcaaacaaaacaaaaacaaccaaGCAATGATGATAGTGAAGCTGAAGCATCCCAGCAGGAAAATAGTTCACAGGAAAAACAAGCGTCGATGAAAAATGAGCATCGTCAAAAACAATATCACCAACAACAATCACAAGAGCAGAACGAAAGTGATGAAGAGCCCAGACAACCGTCAACTAAGCAAGAATTTAGCCCAACTCGTTTTGTGGCAGGTGTATTACGTATGATTGGCTTTGATGCCAGCAAATTGGGTGCATTGGCATTGAATGCAATTGTAATGATTGCAGAGGCG ATCGGCAGTGTGTTTATGCCACCAGCAACACGTGCCAGTGATGGTTATCCACCTTCAGCAGCTTACGACAACGATGATGAAGGCGTACCGGAAGCTTTATCTCGTGGTAATCGAGAAACCCATCAGCCGCGCAAGTTACGTGAAGGTACACCAATCGATTGGTATTTAGAAAATCCAAATGAAAGAATGAGTCGGTTATTGAATGATGCTTTAGATTCACAACTAACCGAGCGTATTACGGAAATGATTGAACGTGTTGAAGAGAAGCAAGGTGGACAAGCTGGTTGTATAAAGTTGTTGATGTGCAAGAGTTCACCGATTATTTGGGGCATGCAAAGAGCGGTGAGTGAGCGTGTAACTGGTAGATCATCGAACATAACCAATGAGAATGCGAGTGAAGAGCAGGAAAAGGAGAAGAAAGCGAAGTCGCAGAAAAAACTATTTTCCGCTGAAGGATTGTTTGCCTATTTTCCGACAATGGATGAGTTTCGTAAACATGGCGATGTATGTGATGAGCGTTTTGGCAAACAATGTAATGTGGGTGCTGGTGCTAATGGTGCCGAAGAGAAGGGCACGAATAAACGTACGGAGAAAGAAAACACCGATGATAGTAGGAATGCAGGAAAGAAAGGagaatag